The following proteins are encoded in a genomic region of Synechococcus sp. ROS8604:
- a CDS encoding DMT family transporter, with the protein MQGLLGAIRGSQSSKEWRACGALIACALAFSLMTVCVKHLGGRLPVAEVVLVRSLISIAITMAMLRRLKVSPWGEQRGLLLIRGGLGTAALLCFFEALARLPLAAATLLQYTYPTLTALAAWLLLGEPIRRRIGIAVLLGLVGVTLVVQPEWVGGTMGSLPAMAALIGLGGALLTALAYVSVRQLSVQEHPLVIVFYFPLVSVPATLPLLWGQATLWPNPTEWLWLIGVGLFTQIGQIWLTEGLSALPAARATSINYVQVVFASLWGVLFFAEPITSAVVLGALCVLGATLISLSARTARKAEA; encoded by the coding sequence ATGCAGGGGCTGTTAGGCGCGATACGAGGCAGTCAATCTTCGAAAGAGTGGCGAGCCTGCGGTGCCCTGATCGCCTGTGCGTTGGCGTTCAGTTTGATGACCGTTTGCGTGAAACACCTTGGGGGACGGCTGCCAGTGGCAGAAGTCGTGCTGGTGCGCTCCCTGATCAGCATTGCCATCACCATGGCGATGCTGCGTCGTCTCAAGGTCTCGCCCTGGGGCGAACAACGTGGGTTGTTGTTGATCCGTGGAGGATTAGGGACCGCCGCGTTGTTGTGTTTCTTTGAGGCCCTCGCTCGGCTTCCACTCGCGGCAGCAACCCTGCTGCAATACACCTACCCAACGCTGACGGCACTAGCTGCATGGTTGCTATTAGGCGAGCCGATCCGACGCCGAATCGGCATCGCTGTGTTGCTAGGCCTAGTAGGGGTCACATTGGTGGTGCAGCCGGAATGGGTCGGGGGCACGATGGGAAGCCTGCCCGCCATGGCGGCACTGATTGGCCTCGGTGGTGCGTTGCTGACGGCACTGGCTTACGTGAGTGTGCGCCAGCTATCGGTTCAAGAGCACCCTCTAGTGATCGTCTTTTACTTTCCCCTGGTGTCTGTACCTGCAACGCTGCCCTTGCTATGGGGCCAAGCCACGCTGTGGCCCAATCCAACGGAATGGCTCTGGCTGATCGGGGTTGGATTGTTCACTCAGATCGGACAGATCTGGTTAACAGAAGGCCTATCCGCCCTGCCTGCAGCCCGCGCCACCTCGATTAATTACGTCCAAGTGGTATTTGCATCCCTGTGGGGCGTGTTGTTTTTTGCTGAGCCGATTACGAGCGCTGTAGTGCTTGGAGCCTTGTGCGTCTTGGGGGCAACGTTGATCAGCCTGAGCGCCAGGACGGCTCGAAAAGCAGAAGCCTGA
- a CDS encoding nuclear transport factor 2 family protein has protein sequence MSKIIASVEAGHFLASELFDAHVQAELAADLDATMETMVDSPHLLNLGSGSGGVGQEGVRRFYAEQLIGQFFPPDAEFVPVSRTIDGERLVDEVVIKFTHTQKIEHLLPAVEPTGRKVTIAFVVIVGLQDEKVAYEHIYWDQAGLLVQLGLLNPQGLPIDPTAAERLLKVMNH, from the coding sequence ATGTCAAAAATAATCGCATCTGTTGAAGCTGGTCACTTCCTTGCCTCTGAACTGTTTGATGCGCACGTGCAGGCAGAGCTTGCAGCAGATTTGGATGCCACCATGGAAACCATGGTGGATAGTCCGCATCTCCTTAACCTTGGTTCCGGTTCAGGCGGAGTGGGTCAAGAAGGCGTTCGTCGCTTTTATGCAGAACAGTTAATCGGCCAGTTCTTTCCACCCGATGCAGAATTCGTGCCGGTGTCACGAACCATTGATGGAGAGCGCCTCGTGGATGAGGTGGTGATCAAATTTACCCACACCCAAAAAATCGAACACCTTCTTCCCGCAGTGGAACCCACTGGGAGGAAAGTAACGATCGCTTTTGTTGTCATTGTTGGCCTTCAAGACGAGAAGGTGGCCTACGAGCACATTTATTGGGATCAGGCTGGACTGCTGGTGCAACTCGGGCTCTTAAACCCCCAGGGTCTCCCCATTGATCCGACTGCTGCAGAGCGATTACTTAAGGTCATGAACCATTAA
- a CDS encoding YraN family protein: MSSRRAFMPNSQAQGAQAERYVKQILLAHQWRLLEQNWTCRYGEIDLLLTKQSLPSTRMLVVEVKARRRSGLDGSGIAAFHQAKRRRLARSVSCWQSANPWSENCYFEVVLALVALPVHRHCVRWIRIDGLDHMSR; the protein is encoded by the coding sequence ATGTCGTCACGCCGTGCCTTCATGCCCAACTCTCAAGCGCAAGGTGCTCAAGCAGAGCGCTATGTCAAACAGATTTTGCTGGCGCATCAATGGCGCTTGTTGGAACAAAACTGGACCTGTCGGTATGGAGAAATTGATCTGCTCCTAACAAAACAGTCTCTGCCAAGCACCCGAATGCTGGTGGTTGAGGTGAAGGCGCGTCGCCGTTCAGGGTTGGATGGCTCGGGTATCGCTGCCTTTCATCAAGCCAAACGGAGGCGTTTGGCCCGCAGTGTGTCCTGCTGGCAATCCGCCAACCCCTGGAGTGAGAACTGCTATTTCGAAGTTGTGCTGGCTCTCGTAGCACTTCCAGTGCACAGACATTGCGTGCGTTGGATCCGCATCGACGGGCTCGATCACATGAGTCGGTGA
- a CDS encoding Y-family DNA polymerase produces the protein MNQVTALIDANNFYASCEQSLDPALIGRPVVVLSNNDGCIVARSAEARALGIAMGTPYFKAKRHLEQHNVVIRSSNYALYADMSQRLMSLLESQVEDLEIYSIDEAFARLNRPSDGNLHPWAQRLRTLARRNLGLPIAIGLGASKGQAKLANRLAKVVPAHAGLFDLGLCPDPDRWLETISIEDVWGIGRKLALWCRMRGVVNARELRDMPSGCLRAKAGVVGVRLQKELQGHACLPLDLDPSPKQETCVSRSFSHPITSLEELREAIATYVVRAAEKLRKQHQRTAALTIYTRTSPFIPSFYSRAASTSLDLPSNDTRVLLAAALPLVERIFQPHRPLAKAGVLMQHLQGIDQLQQHLWVPCTKEEQQKRESLMATVDRLNHRYGRGTVQWAACGLDPSWAMRRERLGRAATTRLSDVPVVQA, from the coding sequence ATGAACCAGGTCACGGCTCTGATTGATGCCAACAATTTCTACGCCTCGTGCGAGCAAAGCCTGGATCCAGCCCTGATCGGCAGGCCAGTGGTGGTGCTCTCAAATAATGATGGCTGCATCGTGGCCCGTAGCGCGGAAGCACGCGCTCTTGGCATCGCCATGGGCACCCCCTATTTCAAAGCGAAGCGCCATCTGGAACAGCACAATGTTGTGATTCGCAGCTCGAATTACGCGCTCTACGCCGACATGAGTCAGCGGCTAATGAGTTTGCTGGAAAGCCAGGTTGAGGATTTGGAGATTTACTCCATTGATGAGGCGTTTGCCCGGCTGAACCGCCCCTCGGACGGAAATTTGCATCCATGGGCACAGCGGTTGCGAACCCTGGCTCGACGCAACCTCGGTTTACCCATTGCCATTGGTCTCGGGGCCAGCAAGGGACAGGCCAAGCTGGCCAACCGCCTGGCGAAAGTGGTGCCAGCCCACGCCGGACTCTTTGATCTTGGCTTGTGTCCTGATCCCGATCGCTGGCTGGAAACAATTTCCATTGAAGACGTCTGGGGCATCGGCCGCAAACTCGCCCTCTGGTGCCGAATGCGGGGAGTGGTCAACGCACGGGAGCTCCGTGATATGCCCAGTGGCTGCCTGCGCGCTAAGGCCGGCGTAGTGGGAGTTCGGCTGCAAAAAGAACTGCAAGGTCATGCCTGCCTACCGCTTGATCTCGACCCCTCTCCGAAGCAGGAAACCTGCGTAAGCCGCAGCTTCAGCCATCCGATTACCAGCCTGGAAGAGCTCCGCGAAGCGATCGCCACCTATGTGGTGCGAGCAGCGGAAAAACTGCGCAAGCAACATCAACGCACAGCGGCTCTCACGATCTACACGCGCACGAGCCCATTCATTCCATCATTTTATAGCCGAGCTGCCAGCACCAGCCTCGATCTACCCAGCAACGACACGCGGGTGTTGTTAGCAGCTGCCTTACCTCTGGTGGAACGCATTTTTCAACCGCACCGTCCGCTGGCGAAGGCAGGTGTTCTGATGCAACACCTGCAGGGAATCGATCAACTGCAACAGCATCTATGGGTGCCCTGTACGAAGGAAGAGCAGCAGAAACGGGAAAGCTTGATGGCAACGGTCGATCGTCTCAATCACCGCTATGGGCGAGGCACCGTGCAATGGGCCGCCTGCGGTCTGGATCCGAGCTGGGCCATGCGACGCGAACGGCTGGGTCGAGCCGCCACAACTCGCCTGAGCGACGTGCCTGTGGTGCAGGCATAA
- a CDS encoding LexA family transcriptional regulator, which yields MNSDRISLQPPQPLRLQRKGLSLPLASDQVAAGFPSPADDYIDVGIDLNEQLIRHPSSTFFLRVSGDSMTGAGIHHGDLLVVDRSLDPRPGRVVVAVLDGAFTLKRLARYRGQLRLEAANPDYPHLDLHRCGDVQIWGVAIHVIHPL from the coding sequence GTGAATTCGGATCGGATATCGCTTCAGCCACCCCAGCCTTTGCGACTCCAACGGAAAGGACTCAGCCTTCCTCTGGCGAGTGATCAGGTTGCCGCAGGGTTTCCCTCCCCTGCTGATGACTACATCGATGTGGGGATCGATCTCAATGAACAACTCATTCGCCATCCAAGCAGCACCTTCTTTTTGCGCGTCAGCGGCGATTCCATGACGGGGGCGGGCATTCACCATGGCGATCTATTGGTGGTCGATCGCAGCCTCGACCCTCGTCCCGGCCGAGTGGTGGTGGCTGTCCTGGATGGCGCCTTCACTCTCAAACGTCTCGCTCGCTATCGCGGCCAACTACGCCTGGAAGCGGCGAATCCTGACTATCCCCATTTAGACCTCCATCGTTGCGGAGATGTGCAGATCTGGGGCGTCGCGATTCACGTGATCCATCCTCTTTAG
- a CDS encoding FAD-dependent monooxygenase, which yields MCSVSSVEDQASATFADGRSDQGDVLIACDGSNSVVRTFIHPGVQLRMLGSGGWISVINQRPPLLPLNTQMEFWQPGVKAGVADLGHGETRWYVAFKNYIPRATESKKDQILRRMKPLPELIQSCLEWTDEDQMVPTQAGDLLALSPWYRDRVLMIGDAAHATSPYAGMGACSAIADAAFLADLMASGRSVPAIFQEFQVVRKHAADSVIKESRRGLDVSTYGDLKGWVRDWMFKNMPEKKWNQIVTDMVTGH from the coding sequence ATGTGTTCCGTCTCTAGTGTTGAGGATCAGGCGAGCGCAACTTTTGCTGATGGTCGCTCGGACCAAGGTGATGTTCTAATCGCCTGTGATGGCTCTAATAGTGTTGTTAGAACGTTTATTCATCCAGGAGTTCAGCTCAGAATGCTTGGTTCTGGTGGTTGGATATCAGTGATTAATCAAAGGCCTCCATTGTTACCATTGAACACTCAAATGGAGTTTTGGCAGCCGGGGGTGAAAGCAGGAGTTGCTGATCTCGGGCATGGTGAAACCCGCTGGTATGTGGCTTTTAAAAACTATATCCCTCGTGCAACTGAGTCCAAAAAAGATCAGATTCTTAGGCGTATGAAGCCTCTTCCTGAGCTGATCCAGTCCTGTCTGGAATGGACTGATGAAGATCAAATGGTGCCTACGCAGGCTGGCGATCTTTTGGCCTTATCTCCTTGGTACCGTGATCGTGTCTTGATGATTGGTGATGCTGCCCATGCCACCAGTCCTTATGCCGGAATGGGAGCCTGCTCAGCGATTGCTGATGCTGCATTTCTTGCAGATTTGATGGCTTCTGGTCGCTCAGTTCCTGCCATATTTCAAGAGTTCCAAGTGGTGCGTAAGCATGCAGCAGATTCAGTGATTAAGGAATCACGACGCGGCCTTGATGTATCCACTTATGGTGATCTTAAAGGCTGGGTTCGTGATTGGATGTTCAAGAACATGCCAGAGAAGAAGTGGAATCAGATTGTGACTGATATGGTGACTGGTCATTGA
- a CDS encoding NAD(P)/FAD-dependent oxidoreductase, with protein MMKVLIIGGGIAGLTLALALKKHGIPVTVHERYNHFPNQKTGFLIWSYAIKILQDLGVPVDGVGTPLEAFRIHGRKGRFVCEMPIGAMSRLQGADSYEINRFRLSELLSRMVGDDLILGSECVPSLVLRIRRAQLLLMVARTKVMF; from the coding sequence ATGATGAAGGTATTGATCATAGGCGGAGGGATCGCTGGACTCACGCTTGCCTTAGCTCTTAAGAAGCACGGTATTCCTGTCACTGTTCATGAAAGATATAATCATTTTCCAAATCAGAAAACAGGATTTCTGATTTGGAGTTATGCGATCAAAATCTTGCAAGACTTGGGTGTTCCTGTTGATGGGGTAGGCACTCCCCTCGAAGCATTTCGGATCCATGGTCGAAAGGGAAGATTTGTCTGTGAGATGCCAATCGGTGCGATGTCGCGATTGCAGGGAGCGGATAGTTATGAAATTAATCGATTTCGCCTTTCTGAATTGCTGTCTAGAATGGTCGGTGATGATTTAATTCTTGGCAGTGAATGTGTTCCGTCTCTAGTGTTGAGGATCAGGCGAGCGCAACTTTTGCTGATGGTCGCTCGGACCAAGGTGATGTTCTAA
- a CDS encoding pentapeptide repeat-containing protein, which translates to MRLRLLAPLMVLWAMLALPMQPAFAAMDYAKQVLIGADFSNREMQGVTFNLTNLREADLSGSDLQGASLYGAKLQDANLSNTNLRDATLDSAVFDGTNLTNAVLEDAFAFNTRFINVTVEGSDFTNVPLRADALKVLCANAEGVNPVTGRDTRETLGCS; encoded by the coding sequence ATGCGATTGCGCTTATTGGCTCCGCTGATGGTTCTTTGGGCCATGCTGGCCTTGCCGATGCAGCCGGCATTTGCCGCCATGGATTATGCCAAGCAGGTGTTGATCGGAGCCGATTTTTCAAACCGGGAAATGCAAGGTGTGACGTTCAACCTCACCAACCTTCGAGAAGCTGATCTTTCTGGAAGTGATCTGCAGGGGGCAAGCCTTTATGGGGCCAAACTTCAAGACGCCAATCTGAGCAACACCAATCTTCGCGACGCCACGCTGGATTCTGCGGTCTTTGACGGCACCAACCTCACCAATGCGGTGCTGGAGGATGCTTTTGCCTTCAACACGCGCTTTATCAACGTCACCGTTGAAGGCTCTGATTTCACCAACGTGCCTCTGAGAGCTGATGCGCTCAAGGTGCTCTGTGCCAACGCTGAAGGCGTGAATCCTGTCACCGGTCGAGACACTCGCGAGACCCTGGGCTGCTCATGA
- a CDS encoding GAF domain-containing protein gives MKKPEIPINESERLKALNEYRILGTKPEENYDDITKIASLTCGTPIALLSLVDSNRQWFKAKVGIEAEETVRDWSFCAHAIHSSEPLIVEDALKDERFFDNPLVRGEPKIRLYAGFPLQNDENLRIGTLCVIDREPHGLSDTQFNIMQSLSRQAVAFLELRKRSINLIESFCSHTDEGSFISTCSYCRKAKDTEGHWQHLDQYLSTRTNLNFSHGICDACIEEHFPDVLEVWETEKKSKDLQNPTL, from the coding sequence TTGAAAAAGCCTGAAATTCCCATAAACGAGTCAGAAAGGCTGAAAGCGCTGAATGAGTATAGAATTCTTGGCACAAAGCCTGAAGAAAATTATGACGATATCACCAAAATAGCTTCTTTAACTTGTGGTACTCCAATTGCTCTTTTGAGCCTTGTTGATTCAAATCGTCAATGGTTTAAAGCCAAGGTTGGCATTGAGGCTGAAGAAACTGTTCGCGATTGGTCATTCTGCGCCCATGCGATTCACTCCTCCGAACCTTTAATCGTTGAAGACGCATTAAAAGACGAGCGATTCTTTGATAACCCTTTAGTGCGAGGTGAGCCTAAAATCAGACTGTATGCAGGCTTTCCTCTGCAAAATGACGAAAACCTCAGAATTGGCACGCTTTGCGTGATCGACAGAGAGCCCCATGGCCTGTCCGATACACAGTTCAACATCATGCAATCTCTGTCAAGACAAGCCGTTGCTTTTCTTGAATTGAGGAAGAGATCCATCAATTTAATTGAATCTTTCTGCTCACATACTGATGAAGGCAGCTTCATCTCAACATGTTCTTATTGCAGGAAAGCAAAAGATACTGAAGGGCATTGGCAGCATCTGGATCAGTATTTATCGACACGCACGAATTTAAACTTCAGCCATGGCATCTGTGATGCATGCATAGAAGAGCATTTCCCTGATGTCCTTGAGGTCTGGGAAACAGAAAAGAAGAGCAAGGACTTGCAAAATCCAACCCTATAA
- a CDS encoding 23S rRNA (pseudouridine(1915)-N(3))-methyltransferase RlmH — protein sequence MNPSRCRIIAIGKVRKSWVQEGIELYRKRLPGLTIVELRDGTPEKEAESIRQALRSDEWPVMLMEQGETLTSISLSERLRSLGSQRLAFVIGGADGLTAELKALAHWKLSLSPMTFPHELARLLLIEQLFRAQAIQQGSPYHRA from the coding sequence ATGAATCCGTCTCGCTGCCGGATTATTGCCATCGGGAAAGTTCGCAAGAGCTGGGTTCAGGAAGGAATCGAGCTCTATCGCAAACGTCTTCCTGGACTCACGATCGTTGAGTTGCGTGATGGCACTCCCGAAAAAGAAGCCGAATCGATTCGCCAGGCCCTGCGAAGCGATGAGTGGCCTGTGATGTTGATGGAACAGGGTGAAACGCTGACGTCGATCAGCTTGTCTGAGCGACTCCGCAGCCTTGGATCGCAGCGACTTGCCTTCGTGATTGGCGGTGCTGATGGCTTAACAGCAGAACTCAAGGCCCTGGCCCACTGGAAACTCAGCCTTTCACCGATGACCTTCCCCCATGAGCTTGCAAGACTCCTCTTGATCGAGCAACTGTTCCGAGCCCAAGCGATCCAGCAAGGCAGTCCCTATCACCGTGCGTAA
- the dnaG gene encoding DNA primase, with amino-acid sequence MAMPRLHPRTIDAVKERADIVDVVGEHVVLKKKGREFVGVCPFHDDSKPSMTVSPQKQFYYCFSCGAGGNSIKFLMEFQRQSFSDVVLDLARRYQLPVETVDGPQQERLRQQLSRRDHLHRALALASGWFRSQLKSASGADALAYLRDQRGLSEATMETFELGYAPDQWDGLLKHLQHVEGLSPELLESAGLVVPRKGGNGFYDRFRGRVIVPIRDRQGRVIGFGGRSLDGSDPKYLNSPETEVFEKGKHLFGLDQAANAIRKDDRAVVVEGYFDVIALHAAGITNSVASLGTALSSQQITQLCRCSDGKRIVLNFDADRAGIRAANRAIGEVEQLALQGQLELRVLHTPSGKDPDEYLKDHGAGDYRALLDQAPLWLDWQIEQVLEDRDLTKADQFQQAVSGLVELLGKLPQSAIRTHYLQQVAERLSGGQGRLALQLEQDLRQQVQGQRWHGRSARHEKAGEVSQRERCEAEILRIYLHCPMHRSQVRCELRQRELEDFALQHHRLLWSAITDLEEGNIGSGRLEAISRGTDPGHELSDLDLPRLLTDQLLLENSALVARLTPLLEPAELQRLALARPMDVLRGTAAILERQKSHKRCRHLLEAWGGQRLETLERCIASLIANEQDQTATAEAVDMEGRIQEMFEQLNADALRLQELYYSERKHIQHLDQQRCAGYEVAVANPPESIPPAA; translated from the coding sequence ATGGCGATGCCCCGTCTACACCCCCGCACCATTGACGCCGTTAAAGAGCGCGCCGACATCGTTGATGTGGTGGGTGAGCACGTGGTGCTCAAAAAAAAGGGACGGGAATTCGTTGGTGTTTGCCCGTTTCATGACGACAGCAAGCCGTCGATGACGGTATCGCCGCAGAAGCAGTTTTATTACTGTTTCTCCTGCGGAGCCGGTGGCAATTCCATCAAGTTTTTGATGGAGTTTCAACGGCAGAGCTTCAGCGACGTTGTTCTGGATTTGGCGCGCCGGTATCAACTGCCGGTGGAAACGGTTGATGGTCCTCAACAGGAGCGTCTCCGTCAACAACTGTCACGGCGTGACCATTTACATCGTGCCCTGGCGCTCGCCTCAGGTTGGTTTCGCAGTCAGCTCAAGAGTGCATCGGGCGCCGATGCCCTGGCTTACCTGCGCGATCAACGTGGCTTGAGCGAAGCCACGATGGAGACCTTTGAGCTCGGCTATGCCCCTGATCAGTGGGATGGTTTGCTCAAGCATCTCCAACACGTAGAGGGGTTATCGCCAGAGCTGCTTGAGTCAGCGGGCCTGGTTGTTCCACGGAAAGGCGGCAACGGGTTTTATGACCGCTTCCGTGGCCGTGTCATCGTTCCGATTCGCGATCGGCAGGGTCGGGTCATCGGTTTTGGCGGTCGAAGCCTTGATGGCAGCGATCCCAAGTACCTGAATTCTCCGGAAACAGAGGTCTTTGAAAAAGGCAAGCACCTCTTCGGGCTTGATCAGGCGGCTAATGCGATCCGCAAGGACGATCGAGCGGTGGTGGTGGAGGGTTATTTCGATGTCATTGCCTTGCATGCGGCGGGAATCACCAACTCTGTGGCTTCGCTTGGTACCGCCCTCAGCAGTCAACAGATCACCCAACTGTGCCGATGTAGTGATGGCAAACGCATCGTTCTCAATTTTGATGCTGACCGTGCCGGAATCCGCGCTGCCAACAGGGCGATCGGTGAGGTGGAGCAGCTTGCGCTTCAAGGACAGCTGGAGTTGCGAGTGCTCCACACACCCTCTGGGAAGGATCCAGATGAGTACCTCAAGGATCACGGCGCTGGGGACTATCGCGCCCTGCTTGATCAGGCCCCGCTTTGGCTCGATTGGCAGATCGAACAGGTGCTGGAAGACCGTGATCTGACCAAGGCTGATCAGTTCCAACAAGCCGTTAGCGGGTTGGTGGAGCTGTTAGGCAAGCTGCCTCAATCTGCAATCCGCACGCACTACCTCCAGCAAGTTGCGGAGCGGTTAAGCGGTGGTCAAGGCCGTTTGGCGTTGCAGTTGGAGCAGGACTTGCGCCAACAGGTGCAAGGTCAGCGCTGGCATGGACGTTCAGCCCGGCATGAAAAGGCTGGTGAAGTCAGCCAGCGAGAGCGTTGTGAAGCCGAGATCCTGCGTATTTACTTGCATTGTCCGATGCATCGCTCCCAGGTGCGTTGCGAATTACGCCAACGGGAGTTGGAAGACTTTGCCCTTCAGCACCACCGTCTGTTGTGGTCTGCGATCACCGATCTTGAGGAAGGCAACATCGGCTCCGGTCGGTTGGAGGCAATCAGTCGGGGGACGGATCCTGGTCATGAGTTGTCCGACCTTGATCTACCCCGTTTGCTCACCGATCAGCTGTTGCTGGAAAACAGTGCCTTGGTCGCCAGGTTGACGCCACTTTTGGAACCCGCTGAGCTACAGCGTTTGGCGTTGGCGCGTCCTATGGATGTTTTGCGAGGCACCGCGGCGATTTTGGAACGACAGAAAAGCCATAAACGCTGCCGTCACCTGCTGGAAGCCTGGGGTGGTCAACGGCTTGAGACTTTGGAACGGTGCATTGCTTCACTCATTGCTAATGAGCAAGACCAGACAGCGACGGCAGAGGCAGTGGATATGGAAGGTCGTATTCAGGAGATGTTTGAACAATTGAATGCTGATGCACTTCGATTGCAAGAGCTGTATTACTCCGAGAGGAAGCATATTCAGCATCTTGATCAACAACGTTGTGCTGGTTATGAGGTTGCTGTTGCTAATCCCCCTGAATCCATTCCTCCTGCGGCTTGA
- a CDS encoding ATP-binding protein, which translates to MRIAISGTHSQGKSTFVHDWIQRHHHYIREEEPFRALHQEGYDIRFRQESTRLHNGIQMYYNISRLMNYQQENDCVIFDRCPVDYIAYSQYTANHKTTDIDDEFVESLATRVRNSLQQLDLIIFLPMTDHWPIAMEDDGIRPIDLPYRDEVDSIFKEIYRDHRFSVMPINNPPVLMELWGSREARLNSLEQAIQAEKIN; encoded by the coding sequence ATGCGCATCGCAATTAGCGGCACACATTCACAAGGAAAAAGCACATTCGTGCACGATTGGATTCAACGGCATCATCACTACATTCGCGAAGAAGAGCCGTTTCGAGCGCTGCACCAGGAGGGCTATGACATTCGCTTTCGCCAAGAAAGCACGAGACTGCATAACGGGATTCAGATGTACTACAACATCAGCAGGCTTATGAATTACCAGCAAGAAAATGACTGCGTTATTTTTGATCGCTGTCCCGTTGATTATATTGCTTATTCCCAGTACACAGCCAATCATAAAACCACTGACATCGACGACGAATTCGTTGAATCATTAGCAACAAGAGTGCGAAATTCTCTTCAACAACTTGATCTAATCATCTTCTTACCGATGACGGACCATTGGCCAATTGCGATGGAAGATGACGGAATTCGCCCGATTGACCTCCCCTATCGCGATGAAGTTGATTCCATCTTTAAAGAAATTTATAGGGATCATCGTTTCTCTGTGATGCCCATCAACAATCCGCCAGTCTTGATGGAGCTTTGGGGATCCAGGGAAGCTCGCCTAAACAGCTTGGAACAGGCAATTCAAGCCGAAAAAATAAACTGA
- a CDS encoding SGNH/GDSL hydrolase family protein, producing MLSSDQASIPSLEAESMEPKSILCFGDSNTWGMAPDGSGRLPFETRWPNRLQQILNQQNPHHQTWTVFEQGLNSRTWVMDDPLGAVNYGGDYSCNGRQDLPMILHSCKPLHVVILALGCNDCKNHLNLSAEEITSGAKILIHDVRMSYQCGPRNSNHPPAIVLVSPGVIQTTPQSLAWGFKGATAKSRLLPSLYRNLAEQESVCCFDLQTVAETSPLDGVHFGADQQDPIAAGLAALIPTIAS from the coding sequence ATGCTGTCTTCAGATCAAGCATCGATCCCATCTTTGGAGGCAGAGAGCATGGAGCCAAAAAGTATTTTGTGTTTTGGAGACTCCAACACCTGGGGAATGGCGCCTGATGGGAGTGGTCGCTTGCCCTTTGAAACTCGCTGGCCCAATCGACTACAACAGATTCTGAATCAGCAAAACCCTCATCATCAAACCTGGACTGTCTTTGAACAAGGCTTGAATTCAAGAACTTGGGTCATGGATGATCCCCTAGGTGCGGTTAATTATGGTGGCGACTACAGCTGCAACGGCAGGCAAGACTTGCCCATGATTCTCCATAGCTGCAAGCCTCTTCATGTTGTCATTCTTGCGCTTGGATGCAACGACTGCAAAAATCATCTAAATCTTTCTGCCGAAGAGATCACTTCTGGAGCAAAAATCCTGATTCATGATGTGCGCATGTCCTATCAATGTGGACCACGTAATTCCAATCACCCCCCCGCGATTGTTTTAGTCAGTCCTGGAGTCATCCAAACCACGCCACAATCTCTTGCGTGGGGATTTAAAGGAGCAACTGCCAAGTCCCGTTTACTTCCCTCTCTGTATCGCAACCTTGCAGAACAAGAGTCGGTGTGTTGTTTCGATCTACAAACTGTCGCTGAAACGTCTCCTCTAGACGGTGTTCACTTCGGTGCCGATCAGCAGGATCCCATTGCTGCTGGATTGGCAGCACTCATCCCAACGATTGCATCGTGA